Proteins from a single region of Streptomyces spectabilis:
- a CDS encoding sensor histidine kinase: protein MNELAGAQATRAAPDAAARLLTRLAKKRTAWTVSVATALVVAATVTFAVLSRAAPRPAWHPWWLIVADSMFGVLLPSLGTLVASRRPSNPAGWLLLAAGFGAAFDSLVHAYALYAVPRGLPGGVLAAWSGNWSFVLFTFPIMFLFLIFPNGRLPTPCWRVTAKYVGACGLLNVIVGALLPGTLGNGYFPSITNPLGLPALEPVVPRLGLISIVTNLLPLLLSVASLLFRYRHSTGLVRRQLKWVAWATMVAILLVTVQIMVGDRPLGSIAIGLVPVLLSAAITVGIVRHNLFDIDRLLSNTLIYAALTGLAVGLYIGTVSAFGLLLQRSSSGLAALFATGVVAVLLQPLHTLLHRSVSRLVYGLRDDPYTALAVLGRRLEATHDPKRILPEAAAAVAEALRLPYVSIELVTSSSAGRNHTRVATRGTEPHELIELALVHQGEEIGSLIVGPRSPGEHFSKADTRLLRDAARHIAQAASAVRLSLTLLAAQERAVAVAAEERRRLARDLHDGVGPVLTGATWTLQAALTTLHRDPDAAHELLATALVHLRQGTEDLRLIATGLRSPADQLGLREAVLTHLGRVPLTMHTALPDDIPRLPAAVEEAAYWILAEAVANILRHADADNCWVTMDLDDTLSLTVADDGSGLPDRFRPGVGIASMRERAGEIGGTCDIRPRPRAGTEVVVCLPRALPGAGTGRQAVKGGIT, encoded by the coding sequence ATGAACGAGCTCGCGGGAGCTCAGGCGACGCGCGCGGCACCTGATGCGGCGGCTCGGCTGCTCACACGACTGGCGAAGAAACGGACCGCATGGACCGTATCGGTGGCCACCGCGCTCGTCGTGGCGGCGACGGTGACCTTCGCGGTGCTGTCCCGGGCCGCCCCGCGTCCGGCGTGGCATCCGTGGTGGCTGATCGTCGCGGACTCGATGTTCGGCGTCCTGCTTCCTTCGCTGGGCACGCTGGTGGCCTCGCGCCGTCCGAGCAATCCTGCGGGATGGTTACTGCTCGCCGCTGGGTTCGGCGCGGCATTCGACTCGCTCGTGCACGCCTACGCGCTCTACGCAGTGCCCCGCGGGCTGCCCGGCGGCGTACTGGCCGCCTGGTCGGGCAACTGGAGTTTCGTACTCTTCACCTTTCCGATCATGTTTCTCTTCCTGATCTTCCCGAACGGCCGCCTCCCCACGCCATGCTGGCGTGTCACTGCCAAGTACGTGGGCGCCTGTGGGCTGCTGAACGTGATTGTCGGGGCCCTCCTGCCAGGAACGCTCGGGAACGGCTACTTCCCCTCGATCACCAATCCATTGGGCCTTCCGGCGCTGGAGCCCGTCGTACCGCGCCTCGGGCTCATCTCGATCGTGACGAATCTCCTCCCCCTGCTGCTGTCGGTGGCCTCCTTGCTGTTTCGATACCGCCACAGCACTGGGCTGGTACGGCGTCAGCTGAAGTGGGTGGCCTGGGCCACGATGGTGGCCATCCTCCTCGTGACCGTACAGATCATGGTGGGAGACAGGCCCCTCGGTTCGATCGCCATCGGCCTGGTACCGGTACTGCTCAGCGCGGCCATCACCGTCGGGATCGTGCGCCACAACCTCTTCGACATCGACCGTCTGCTCAGCAACACCCTGATCTACGCCGCGCTGACCGGCCTCGCGGTCGGCTTGTACATCGGCACGGTCAGCGCCTTCGGGCTGCTGCTGCAACGCTCTTCCTCCGGCTTGGCCGCCCTCTTCGCCACGGGCGTGGTGGCCGTTCTGCTGCAGCCCTTGCACACCTTGTTGCACCGCTCCGTGAGCCGACTCGTCTACGGCCTGCGAGATGACCCCTACACGGCGCTGGCCGTGCTCGGCAGACGTCTGGAAGCAACTCACGATCCGAAGAGGATCCTGCCCGAAGCGGCCGCCGCAGTGGCCGAAGCCCTCCGCCTGCCCTACGTGTCCATCGAGCTGGTCACCTCGTCATCGGCGGGCCGCAACCACACCCGCGTCGCCACCCGCGGTACGGAGCCTCACGAACTCATCGAGCTGGCCTTGGTGCACCAGGGGGAAGAGATCGGCAGCCTGATAGTGGGGCCCCGCTCCCCCGGTGAGCACTTTTCGAAAGCGGACACGCGCCTGCTCCGGGACGCCGCACGGCACATCGCGCAGGCCGCCTCGGCCGTACGCCTGTCGCTGACGCTGCTGGCCGCGCAGGAGCGAGCCGTTGCCGTGGCTGCCGAGGAACGCCGACGGCTGGCCCGCGACCTGCACGACGGGGTCGGTCCCGTGCTCACGGGTGCCACTTGGACCCTGCAAGCGGCCCTGACCACCTTGCACAGGGACCCCGATGCCGCGCACGAGCTACTGGCCACAGCCCTGGTGCACCTCCGCCAAGGCACCGAAGACCTGCGCCTCATCGCCACGGGCCTGCGCTCACCGGCCGATCAGCTCGGGCTGCGGGAAGCCGTTCTGACCCACCTCGGCCGCGTTCCCCTCACCATGCACACCGCCCTGCCCGATGACATCCCACGGCTTCCGGCCGCAGTGGAGGAAGCGGCCTACTGGATCCTCGCCGAAGCCGTCGCCAACATCCTCAGGCACGCTGATGCCGACAACTGCTGGGTGACCATGGACCTCGACGACACGCTGTCCTTGACCGTCGCGGACGACGGCTCCGGCCTTCCGGACCGATTCCGCCCCGGAGTGGGGATCGCCTCCATGCGGGAGCGTGCTGGTGAGATCGGTGGCACATGTGACATCCGTCCGCGCCCCCGTGCGGGAACCGAGGTCGTGGTGTGCCTGCCGCGGGCCCTCCCCGGCGCCGGGACCGGACGTCAGGCGGTGAAGGGCGGCATCACGTGA